A stretch of the Panicum virgatum strain AP13 chromosome 9N, P.virgatum_v5, whole genome shotgun sequence genome encodes the following:
- the LOC120690762 gene encoding uncharacterized protein LOC120690762 isoform X4 produces MMNESFLDRMVSQLRSACKYYTGYPKDLGPSRIIPFTSERQFVQLLHEGRPVVVAFTIKCTYTQHLDKVLEEAAATFYPHIKFVRAASQGKSVDPNITKYSVKVLPFNYDQSLYGFREYFKKHGFKYSETS; encoded by the exons ATGATGAACGAGTCTTTTCTTGATAGGATGGTTTCCCAGCTTCGATCAGCATGCAA GTACTACACTGGATATCCCAAGGACCTAGGGCCATCAAGAATTATACCATTCACATCTGAGCGTCAGTTTGTACAGCTATTGCATGAAGGAAGGCCTGTAGTTGTTGCCTTTACTATTAA GTGCACTTATACACAGCATCTTGATAAAGTACTGGAAGAGGCTGCCGCCACATTTTATCCACATATCAAGTTCGTCAGA GCTGCAAGCCAAGGAAAGAGCGTGGATCCTAACATCACCAAGTATTCTGTAAAAGTGCTACCC TTCAACTATGATCAGAGCTTGTATGGATTTCGGGAATATTTCAAGAAGCATGGTTTCAAGTATTCTGAAACAAGCTAA
- the LOC120690762 gene encoding uncharacterized protein LOC120690762 isoform X3, translating into MMNESFLDRMVSQLRSACKYYTGYPKDLGPSRIIPFTSERQFVQLLHEGRCTYTQHLDKVLEEAAATFYPHIKFVRVECPKYPGFCLTRQRNEYPFVEVFYNPEQAASQGKSVDPNITKYSVKVLPFNYDQSLYGFREYFKKHGFKYSETS; encoded by the exons ATGATGAACGAGTCTTTTCTTGATAGGATGGTTTCCCAGCTTCGATCAGCATGCAA GTACTACACTGGATATCCCAAGGACCTAGGGCCATCAAGAATTATACCATTCACATCTGAGCGTCAGTTTGTACAGCTATTGCATGAAGGAAG GTGCACTTATACACAGCATCTTGATAAAGTACTGGAAGAGGCTGCCGCCACATTTTATCCACATATCAAGTTCGTCAGA GTTGAATGCCCAAAGTATCCAGGGTTTTGCCTCACGAGGCAAAGAAATGAATATCCATTTGTTGAAGTATTTTACAATCCAGAACAG GCTGCAAGCCAAGGAAAGAGCGTGGATCCTAACATCACCAAGTATTCTGTAAAAGTGCTACCC TTCAACTATGATCAGAGCTTGTATGGATTTCGGGAATATTTCAAGAAGCATGGTTTCAAGTATTCTGAAACAAGCTAA
- the LOC120690762 gene encoding uncharacterized protein LOC120690762 isoform X2 has product MVSQLRSACKYYTGYPKDLGPSRIIPFTSERQFVQLLHEGRPVVVAFTIKCTYTQHLDKVLEEAAATFYPHIKFVRVECPKYPGFCLTRQRNEYPFVEVFYNPEQAASQGKSVDPNITKYSVKVLPFNYDQSLYGFREYFKKHGFKYSETS; this is encoded by the exons ATGGTTTCCCAGCTTCGATCAGCATGCAA GTACTACACTGGATATCCCAAGGACCTAGGGCCATCAAGAATTATACCATTCACATCTGAGCGTCAGTTTGTACAGCTATTGCATGAAGGAAGGCCTGTAGTTGTTGCCTTTACTATTAA GTGCACTTATACACAGCATCTTGATAAAGTACTGGAAGAGGCTGCCGCCACATTTTATCCACATATCAAGTTCGTCAGA GTTGAATGCCCAAAGTATCCAGGGTTTTGCCTCACGAGGCAAAGAAATGAATATCCATTTGTTGAAGTATTTTACAATCCAGAACAG GCTGCAAGCCAAGGAAAGAGCGTGGATCCTAACATCACCAAGTATTCTGTAAAAGTGCTACCC TTCAACTATGATCAGAGCTTGTATGGATTTCGGGAATATTTCAAGAAGCATGGTTTCAAGTATTCTGAAACAAGCTAA
- the LOC120690762 gene encoding uncharacterized protein LOC120690762 isoform X1, giving the protein MMNESFLDRMVSQLRSACKYYTGYPKDLGPSRIIPFTSERQFVQLLHEGRPVVVAFTIKCTYTQHLDKVLEEAAATFYPHIKFVRVECPKYPGFCLTRQRNEYPFVEVFYNPEQAASQGKSVDPNITKYSVKVLPFNYDQSLYGFREYFKKHGFKYSETS; this is encoded by the exons ATGATGAACGAGTCTTTTCTTGATAGGATGGTTTCCCAGCTTCGATCAGCATGCAA GTACTACACTGGATATCCCAAGGACCTAGGGCCATCAAGAATTATACCATTCACATCTGAGCGTCAGTTTGTACAGCTATTGCATGAAGGAAGGCCTGTAGTTGTTGCCTTTACTATTAA GTGCACTTATACACAGCATCTTGATAAAGTACTGGAAGAGGCTGCCGCCACATTTTATCCACATATCAAGTTCGTCAGA GTTGAATGCCCAAAGTATCCAGGGTTTTGCCTCACGAGGCAAAGAAATGAATATCCATTTGTTGAAGTATTTTACAATCCAGAACAG GCTGCAAGCCAAGGAAAGAGCGTGGATCCTAACATCACCAAGTATTCTGTAAAAGTGCTACCC TTCAACTATGATCAGAGCTTGTATGGATTTCGGGAATATTTCAAGAAGCATGGTTTCAAGTATTCTGAAACAAGCTAA